The Zingiber officinale cultivar Zhangliang chromosome 9A, Zo_v1.1, whole genome shotgun sequence genome window below encodes:
- the LOC122021688 gene encoding U-box domain-containing protein 19-like translates to MAYATGRRRFLSLPAVQPGGEVSPAALSHSLACLADEILALRNATFPVHRRNAREAIRQVSAIREFLADVAPASLPASAAVALSELHITLQKLANLLRDCARPGARLWVLMHSEQVSNDFRALIKSVGTALDVVLPLSATDASPEVKELVRLVAEQAWKAEVGTVPADALTARNVESAIVHFENGIAPDPIDLEQIMEHLRIRSWIDCNEEILFLEDLSSSSAEDIDVVEQKEAALLGGLTALMVYCRVTVFDAGDDRKSGEANQQKAPPRTMNQVMNLDDLRCPISYEMMLDPVTIATGHTYGRASISKWFKSGSLTCPVTGEKLTDATFVPNSSVRYLVEQLYRSNNLPIPEPSSRQRNSSKSAVTTPDSTAAAKATMMVAAFLVSKLASSSTRREQRKAASEIRKLTKSNVFNRACMVNAGAVPWLLHLLSSREASTEDNAVAALLNLSKHPSGGRAIVDAGGLGVVVDVIRVALKVESQQNAAAILFYLSSMEDCPAEIGNMPDAIPTLVELVREGSYRGKKNAVVTLFGLLLCHSNRIKILEAGAVPALIALLPIQERGDIASDAVAVLAKISEEPDGAAAIVSCADGIPRLVEFFRTTGSRSGRENCVSALLSMCVHGGAEVVSPLSQMPALMPALYSLVTEGSPRAGKKARLLIDRIHLLDEQGWPAMAPSSVQDHGVVHAQ, encoded by the coding sequence ATGGCTTATGCGACTGGCCGCCGGAGGTTTCTGAGCCTTCCGGCGGTGCAGCCAGGCGGTGAAGTCTCCCCGGCGGCTCTCTCGCATTCCCTCGCCTGCCTCGCCGACGAGATCTTGGCCCTTCGCAACGCCACCTTCCCCGTCCACCGAAGGAACGCCCGCGAGGCGATCCGCCAGGTCAGCGCGATCCGCGAGTTCCTCGCCGACGTCGCGCCGGCTTCCCTCCCTGCGTCCGCCGCGGTGGCGCTCTCCGAGCTCCACATCACGCTGCAGAAACTCGCTAACCTGCTCCGCGACTGCGCCCGCCCCGGCGCCCGGCTGTGGGTGCTGATGCACTCAGAGCAGGTGTCGAACGACTTCCGGGCGCTGATTAAATCGGTAGGCACCGCGCTCGACGTCGTCCTCCCGCTGTCCGCGACCGACGCGTCGCCGGAGGTGAAGGAGCTTGTGCGGCTGGTGGCGGAGCAAGCGTGGAAGGCGGAGGTCGGGACCGTGCCCGCTGACGCGCTTACCGCCAGAAACGTCGAGTCGGCGATCGTCCATTTCGAGAACGGCATTGCTCCGGATCCGATCGATCTCGAACAGATCATGGAGCACTTGCGCATCCGGAGCTGGATCGATTGCAACGAGGAGATCCTCTTCCTCGAAGACTTGTCCTCATCGAGCGCCGAAGACATCGACGTCGTCGAGCAAAAGGAAGCAGCTTTACTCGGTGGTTTGACAGCGCTGATGGTCTACTGCCGGGTGACTGTGTTCGACGCCGGCGACGACAGGAAGAGCGGAGAAGCAAACCAACAGAAGGCCCCGCCGCGCACCATGAATCAAGTGATGAACCTGGACGACCTCCGATGTCCAATCTCTTACGAGATGATGCTTGACCCTGTGACGATCGCAACGGGGCACACCTACGGCCGCGCCTCCATATCGAAGTGGTTCAAGTCCGGTAGCCTCACCTGCCCCGTCACCGGAGAGAAGCTTACCGACGCCACCTTCGTCCCCAATTCCAGTGTTCGCTATTTAGTCGAACAACTCTACCGCAGCAATAACCTCCCCATCCCCGAGCCTTCTTCCAGGCAACGCAATTCGAGCAAGAGTGCCGTGACGACGCCTGACTCCACCGCCGCGGCCAAAGCGACGATGATGGTCGCCGCTTTCCTAGTAAGCAAGCTCGCGTCGTCCTCCACGAGGCGCGAGCAGAGGAAGGCTGCATCGGAGATAAGGAAGCTCACGAAATCCAACGTGTTTAACCGGGCGTGTATGGTGAACGCCGGCGCAGTGCCATGGCTCCTCCATCTCTTGTCGTCGCGGGAGGCTTCCACGGAGGACAACGCGGTGGCGGCGCTGCTGAACCTGTCGAAGCACCCGAGCGGCGGGAGGGCGATCGTCGACGCCGGTGGGCTCGGCGTCGTGGTGGACGTCATTAGGGTGGCGCTCAAGGTGGAATCGCAGCAGAACGCGGCAGCCATTCTCTTCTACCTCTCGTCGATGGAAGATTGCCCCGCTGAGATCGGCAACATGCCCGACGCAATCCCGACATTGGTAGAGCTGGTAAGGGAAGGGTCGTACCGTGGGAAGAAGAACGCCGTCGTCACTCTCTTCGGGCTTCTGCTCTGCCACAGCAAccgaatcaagattttggaagcaGGAGCGGTCCCAGCGCTAATCGCTCTGCTTCCGATCCAAGAAAGGGGGGATATCGCCAGCGACGCGGTGGCGGTTCTGGCGAAGATCTCCGAGGAGCCCGACGGCGCGGCGGCAATTGTCAGTTGCGCAGACGGGATTCCCCGCCTGGTGGAGTTCTTCCGGACGACGGGGTCGCGGTCGGGGAGGGAGAATTGCGTGTCGGCTCTGCTGTCAATGTGCGTCCACGGCGGGGCGGAAGTGGTGAGTCCTCTGAGTCAGATGCCGGCGTTGATGCCGGCGTTGTACTCGCTGGTGACGGAGGGGTCGCCACGAGCGGGAAAGAAAGCTCGGTTGCTGATCGACCGCATACACCTACTCGACGAGCAGGGGTGGCCGGCCATGGCGCCGTCGTCTGTGCAAGACCACGGCGTCGTGCATGCCCAGTGA
- the LOC122020586 gene encoding uncharacterized protein LOC122020586 — protein MHGAIQSGGHSQKALNATASSQQLKSGSDNVQSSGNSPSQVKGKRRSRNDQGVEPIKGDQGIEVKRDHNMEANKREHLSKVSDGGFVTFKFENIRTEINKITDKGGLISTEGVENLVSLMQLDVTEKKIDLASRIMLADVIAATEKSDFLIKFVQLRGVPVLDDWLQAVHKGKTDSGSSPHESEKLVEDFLLSLLRALEKLPINLNALQICNIGKSVNNLRSHKNMEIQKRARGLVDTWKKRVDAEMSKISDGKFVGSGQPASFPVKPGHSDVSQAGHKRTGSTDAAAKISLTRPSAAKVLPSKHGTTDSNKKPIAPAPLVASSKDPHCKAAMGSGGSVVSPPAVKEEKPSTSSQPQSNSHSCSGDQVKPIASSWKEEVMSSVAGSGNASKLAGSTNRSHRSSNGLHVANVSVNHKETHSGRSGSVNKVMTAQKTSQCEKTPDIPVGDHGGSCRLIAGLPNASQSPGKSDSGGFLEDESIMGGKSSFVGIPDKRDLNDGRMKLKNDVPLSHTVDATDTELCQGNDVKEGFGGIAENRRNVEVTEKLADPAKTALLSGNENGACLTEPRTSSSNSMIALVESCAKYSEAVSPLAVGDDMGMNLLATVAAGEISISRSNIVTPTVSVGTPSAVEEHNDDAKLGLSCDVDMAERNALHEESANASFEEGKKVNYVLVNDMLQTDNKLLQTDNKLSTQLQTTQSTITRISSLDNLDSKNMEVKPGEEKIDFPEVEGSATIGVVPIEDKQTTEVQVSSICTDSKPNFTSPMKNENTSFEHNCKIEDNNNICISDVKAGDKCDIDVTDSAWKLETMGVEEHMTNKVVKKLLSSSSSTKNLPKSSSSDSGMSLPAVSITPIVIDESKVMKSNSTEITLLELSSEAKEMCTPPPSTDELVVSAVISHDTAEIVGNLKEANKSGSVESSGIQEVLSSKIRETVNSAKSSRSSGFEEVGEEGHALSADHCASVLAEQIVATRLELDLNEGIPVDEGNQGQSIISSTMCPSSVHIPPCQSPFSNPISTDLPASVTVASPAKGPFIPPEILLKAKGEHVWKGSPATSAFRPAEPRMISNILDIPSSSDGTGKKIHPLLDIDLNIADEDVEDMTSQSSMQMACTTIANDLPTKIAGGVDLDLNRVDDNVENGQFLASTSCRLEVPLLPMQSATVGLPVGKANVLRNFDLNDRPGIDEAGIEIQPRSQQANYANILPSLAPVTGHRTNNLESEYASSSFRPNPFPVVIPSFYPDRGEQSNPVVAGVGPQRIPGSLSGNNLDIYRAPAFSSSPAMVISPVAPFPYANLSFPSSLSLAPASFSGGSTPYVDSASGGGSCFPAYPSLLVGPPGAVSSSHYPRPYMISFPEGGTSNLGRQGFDLNTGPASAYLEGKEENLASSSRYLLPATSQVFMEDQTRMYGVPGVGSKRKEPEGSWDAERHSERSSKQLSWK, from the coding sequence ATGCATGGAGCAATTCAATCAGGTGGGCATTCACAAAAGGCTCTGAACGCTACGGCAAGCAGCCAACAATTAAAATCTGGTTCAGATAATGTACAAAGTAGTGGCAACTCTCCTTCTCAGGTCAAGGGAAAGAGAAGATCTAGGAATGATCAAGGAGTGGAACCAATCAAGGGTGACCAGGGCATCGAAGTCAAAAGAGAccacaatatggaggcaaacaaGCGGGAGCATTTGTCTAAAGTCAGTGATGGAGGTTTTGTTACCTTTAAGTTTGAAAACATTAGGACAGAAATTAACAAAATAACTGATAAAGGTGGGCTTATAAGCACTGAAGGGGTTGAGAATTTGGTCAGCTTAATGCAACTAGATGTAACGGAGAAGAAAATTGATTTAGCTAGTCGGATAATGCTTGCTGATGTCATTGCAGCCACAGAAAAATCTGATTTCCTTATTAAGTTTGTTCAGCTCAGAGGAGTGCCTGTGCTGGATGATTGGCTCCAGGCAGTGCACAAAGGAAAGACTGATAGTGGAAGTAGTCCTCATGAGAGTGAAAAATTAGTTGAGGACTTCCTCTTGTCTTTGCTTCGTGCCCTTGAAAAATTGCCTATAAACCTAAATGCTTTGCAGATTTGTAATATTGGTAAGTCGGTAAACAATTTGCGCAGTCATAAAAACATGGAGATCCAGAAGAGAGCTAGGGGTCTTGTTGACACTTGGAAGAAACGAGTTGATGCAGAAATGTCAAAAATAAGTGATGGAAAATTTGTTGGATCTGGCCAACCAGCTTCATTTCCAGTGAAGCCAGGGCATTCTGATGTTAGTCAAGCAGGACATAAGCGCACTGGATCAACTGATGCTGCTGCCAAAATTTCTCTCACTCGGCCATCAGCTGCTAAGGTTTTACCTAGTAAACATGGGACTACCGATTCTAATAAGAAGCCAATTGCACCAGCACCTCTCGTGGCTAGCTCAAAGGATCCACATTGCAAAGCAGCTATGGGCAGTGGTGGTTCAGTAGTGTCACCTCCAGCAGTTAAAGAGGAGAAGCCCAGTACTTCCAGTCAACCTCAGAGCAATAGCCACTCCTGTTCTGGTGATCAAGTGAAACCAATTGCTTCTTCATGGAAGGAAGAAGTAATGAGTTCAGTAGCTGGATCAGGGAACGCTAGCAAGTTAGCTGGCTCTACAAACCGCAGTCATAGGTCAAGCAATGGGCTTCATGTAGCTAATGTATCTGTAAATCATAAGGAAACTCATTCTGGTAGGTCTGGATCAGTCAACAAGGTTATGACAGCACAAAAAACATCACAATGCGAAAAGACACCTGATATCCCTGTTGGTGATCATGGAGGTAGCTGTAGGTTGATTGCTGGGCTTCCCAATGCTAGCCAAAGCCCAGGAAAGAGTGACAGTGGAGGCTTTCTTGAGGATGAATCGATTATGGGTGGCAAATCGTCATTTGTAGGTATTCCAGACAAAAGAGATCTGAATGATGGCAGAATGAAATTGAAGAATGATGTTCCTTTGTCTCATACCGTAGATGCTACTGATACAGAATTATGCCAGGGCAATGATGTAAAAGAAGGATTTGGTGGAATTGCAGAAAATAGAAGAAATGTTGAGGTAACTGAAAAACTTGCAGATCCTGCTAAAACTGCCTTGTTGTCTGGGAATGAAAATGGAGCTTGCTTGACTGAACCAAGGACAAGTTCTTCCAATTCTATGATTGCCTTGGTAGAAAGCTGTGCCAAATATTCTGAAGCTGTCAGTCCCTTGGCTGTTGGAGATGATATGGGCATGAATCTACTAGCTACTGTAGCCGCTGGGGAAATTTCCATTTCCAGGTCTAACATAGTTACACCAACTGTTTCAGTTGGAACCCCATCTGCAGTAGAGGAACATAATGATGATGCTAAATTGGGATTATCTTGTGATGTTGATATGGCCGAGAGAAATGCTCTACATGAAGAATCTGCTAATGCTAGCTTTGAGGAAGGGAAGAAAGTCAATTATGTGTTAGTTAATGACATGTTGCAGACTGATAATAAGCTTTTGCAGACTGATAACAAGCTTTCTACTCAATTGCAGACAACACAATCTACTATCACCCGTATCAGCTCTCTTGATAATTTAGATTCTAAGAACATGGAGGTAAAACCTGGGGAAGAAAAAATTGATTTTCCAGAAGTGGAGGGTAGTGCTACCATTGGAGTTGTTCCAATTGAGGACAAACAAACTACCGAGGTTCAAGTTTCCAGCATTTGTACTGATAGTAAGCCTAACTTCACAAGCCCAATGAAGAATGAGAACACATCTTTTGAACATAATTGTAAGATTGAAGATAACAACAATATCTGTATTTCTGATGTTAAAGCAGGTGATAAGTGTGACATAGATGTCACTGATTCTGCTTGGAAATTAGAGACAATGGGTGTTGAAGAGCATATGACAAATAAAGTAgtgaaaaaattattaagtaGTTCTAGCTCAACTAAAAACCTGCCAAAATCTTCATCATCAGATTCTGGAATGTCATTGCCTGCTGTCAGTATTACTCCTATAGTTATTGATGAGTCTAAGGTCATGAAATCCAATAGCACAGAAATCACTCTGCTGGAATTGTCCAGTGAAGCAAAGGAGATGTGTACTCCCCCTCCTAGCACTGATGAGCTTGTAGTATCAGCTGTTATTTCTCATGACACTGCTGAGATTGTTGGAAATCTTAAGGAGGCTAATAAGAGTGGCTCAGTTGAATCATCAGGAATTCAAGAAGTGCTATCTTCTAAAATCAGGGAAACTGTGAATTCTGCAAAGTCTTCTAGGTCATCTGGATTTGAGGAAGTGGGAGAGGAGGGCCATGCATTATCTGCAGATCACTGTGCGTCAGTTCTTGCTGAACAAATTGTTGCCACTAGACTTGAACTTGATTTGAATGAAGGCATTCCTGTGGATGAAGGAAATCAAGGGCAATCAATTATCTCTTCTACAATGTGCCCCTCTTCAGTTCATATACCGCCTTGCCAATCTCCTTTTTCAAATCCCATCTCAACTGATTTACCAGCTTCAGTTACTGTAGCTTCTCCCGCAAAAGGGCCTTTTATTCCACCTGAAATTTTGTTGAAGGCCAAGGGTGAGCATGTATGGAAAGGTTCACCAGCTACTAGTGCATTCCGGCCAGCTGAGCCACGGATGATTTCTAATATTCTTGATATCCCATCATCGTCAGATGGCACTGGAAAGAAGATCCATCCTCTACTAGATATTGACCTTAACATAGCTGATGAGGATGTTGAGGACATGACTTCTCAGAGTTCTATGCAGATGGCATGTACAACTATTGCTAATGATTTACCTACAAAAATTGCTGGTGGAGTAGATCTTGATTTAAACAGAGTTGATGATAATGTGGAGAATGGTCAGTTCTTGGCAAGCACTAGTTGTAGATTGGAGGTGCCACTTTTGCCCATGCAATCTGCAACGGTAGGACTCCCTGTTGGTAAAGCAAATGTACTTCGGAACTTTGATCTGAATGACAGACCAGGTATTGATGAAGCTGGTATAGAAATACAACCCAGAAGCCAACAAGCAAATTATGCAAATATCTTACCAAGCTTAGCTCCAGTTACCGGTCATAGAACAAATAATCTGGAATCTGAGTATGCCTCATCCTCTTTCCGTCCTAACCCTTTTCCAGTTGTCATTCCGTCTTTTTATCCTGATAGAGGAGAGCAATCTAATCCAGTAGTTGCAGGGGTAGGACCCCAGAGGATCCCGGGATCATTAAGTGGCAATAACCTAGATATTTATCGGGCTCCTGCATTTTCATCATCTCCAGCCATGGTGATTTCTCCAGTTGCACCTTTTCCTTATGCAAACTTGTCCTTTCCTTCCTCTTTGTCACTTGCTCCAGCATCTTTCTCTGGTGGCTCAACACCTTATGTTGATTCTGCTAGTGGAGGTGGTTCATGTTTCCCTGCTTATCCTTCACTACTTGTTGGTCCTCCTGGTGCTGTTTCATCATCTCATTATCCAAGGCCTTACATGATAAGTTTTCCCGAAGGTGGTACTAGTAATTTGGGTAGACAAGGCTTTGATTTGAATACTGGTCCAGCAAGTGCATATCTGGAAGGAAAAGAGGAGAATCTGGCTTCATCTTCAAGATATCTTTTACCTGCTACTTCTCAGGTTTTCATGGAGGATCAGACCAGAATGTATGGTGTTCCTGGTGTCGGTTCGAAGAGGAAAGAGCCTGAAGGCAGTTGGGATGCTGAAAGACACTCCGAAAGATCTTCTAAGCAATTATCCTGGAAGTAA